ATGAGGACTTCAATGATAATAAAGTGTACGCATTAACTGCGTTCAAATATAAAGTGGATAAAGGAGAGGAATTCGTAGATGTCATCATCACAGAGCTGTCGGCTGACGACACCTAAGTCTACCTATACTGTAGACTATCCTGAAGCTGTTGAGTTCAGGAATAAACAAGCTGCTATCTTCTGGCCTGCTGAGGAGATACACGTAGAGAAAGACAAGCAGGATATACTAGTGAACATGACAGAGGCTGAGCGACACGGTGTGATCACCACGCTCAAGCTCTTCACTAAGTATGAGCTGATCATCGGTGAAGAGTTCTGGTTGGAGAAGGTAATGAAAGCTTTTCCCCGTCCAGAGATCCAGTCAATGGCAGCTATGTTTGGGGCTATGGAGTTATCAGTCCATGCCCCGTTCTATGCTAAACTAAATGAGGAACTTAACCTTGCAACAGACGAATTCTACAATAGCTATACTGAAGATCCAGTACTGGCTGACCGTATTAAATATCTCGATACATTACTTGGAGAGGATGATCTTGTCAAAGCAGTTGCCGCATTCACATTTATTGAAGGTGCGGTTCTTTATTCTTCTTTCGCCTACCTCAAGCACTTTCAAACTGCTGGAAAGAATAAGCTTCTCAATGTTGTGTCGGGCATTAACTTCTCTGCAAGAGATGAAGCCTTACATGCTGAAGCGGCAGCGTGGTTGGTACGACAGCTTGTACGAGAGACAGACTACGATACCGACGTACTCCACGATTACATTACCGACGTGGCTGACAAAGTCTTGGAGCATGAGCAAAAGATTATTGAAAAGATCTTTGAGATGGGTGACATCGACGGTATCACACGTGCGCAGCTCGAAGCATTTGTCAGAAGTCGTATCAATATCTGTGTTCGTAACCTTGGGTTTAACAATTATTATGTGGTCAATCACAATCCAGTAGCGGACACATTCTATAAGAGTATTAATGGATACGCAATGAATGACTTCTTCAACTCAGTTGGGAATCAGTATGAGCGTAGCTGGAATGAAGAGAGGTTTACGTTTTGAGTATCTATACCCGACTAAGTAATGAAAGAAAGAAACTACAGGCTGAAGGTGAGGTACCCGAGTGGTACACCACCGCAGGCTATCAACTATTCAAGGAGAGATATGCCTACCCCGAAGGAACTACACCGAAGCAACAGTATACTAGAATTGCTAACACTCTTGCCGTCCACACCCCAAACCCAGGTAAGTTCAGACAAGAGTTCTTCGAACTGCTGTGGCGAGGATGGCTATCGCCCTCTACACCGGTCCTCTCGAACACAGGAACTACTCGCGGACTACCCGTCTCCTGTGCAGGCTCTTATCTGGGAGATTCTATCGACGCGATCTACGAGGGACTGCGAGAGACTGCTGCCCTTACTAAAGCAGGATTCGGTACAGCTTCGTATCTTGGAGATATCAGACCACGTGGAACAGACATCTCTGTCGGAGGGAAATCTTCCGGGGTCCTCCCAGTACTACAAACCTTTCGTCAATCAATGTCTTACGTATCTCAAGGGACTGCTAGACGAGGAAGCTGGGCAGGCTATCTCCCCATAGATCATGGAGATTTTTATGAAGTCTGTGATGACTTACTTCACAATCCTGATGGTAATAATCTGGGTTGGTGCATCGACAATAGTTTCGTGGAGCGGCTTGAAGCCGGAGACGAAGACGCTGTGTTACGATACAAGCGAGCAATGTATACAAAGATGGTCACAGGAAAGGGATATTTTTATTTCCCAGACAAAGCAAACGCTAAGCGACCTGAGTGGTACGTTAAAAGAGGACTAGACATTAAGTCACCTCAGCTCTGTGCAGAGATCATGCTGCACTCAGATGAAGATCATACTTATACTTGTGTGCTATCATCTATGAACCTAGCTAAGTACGATGAGTGGAAGGATACAGATGCTGTCTTCAATGCTACAGTATTCCTTGATGCAGTCGTGCAAGAGTTCTTAGAGAAATCCAAGAACACACCAGGTCTGGAGAAAGCATGGAGCTTTACTAAGAAGTCCCGTGCTCTAGGTCTAGGTGTCTGTGGCTGGCACACACTACTACAACAGCGGCGTCTAGTCTGGGGAGAGTTCCAGTCTATGATGCTTAACGGAGAGGTATTCAGTAAATTAGATGCAGAATCTAGAAGAGCGAGCGAGTACATCGCAGAAGAATATGGCGTACCTGAATGGATGGAAGGGTACGGGATGGCCAACACACATCGAATTGCTATCGCACCTACTAAGTCTACCGCGCTCATCATGGGCGGAATATCAGAGGGCATTAACCCTGACACTGCAATGGTATACACTCAACGAACAGCAGCAGGAGAAGTTGACCGCATTAACCCGGAGCTACTTAAACTCATGCATGAACGAGGAGTTTACTCGAAGCGAACTGTTGAACGCATTAGAGATGCAATGGGATCAGTGCAATCTGAAACGTGGTTGACAGATGAGGAGAAAGATGTGTTCCGAACTGCGTTCGAAATCCCTCAAATGTCTGTCGTTACTATGGCAAGTCAGCGTGCTAAGTTCATTGACCAATGGCAATCTCTCAATCTCTTCTTCGCAGCGGACGAAGAGGAAGAGTACGTAAGTAAGGTACACAAGGAAGCCTTCATGGATCCTAATATCCTGGCTCTATACTATGTGTACAGTAAAGCTGGTGTGCAAGCTAGCAAGGACGAATGTTTAAGTTGTATGTAATGGGTAAGATGAAAGACATTAAGACTAATGAAGAAGAAACAATCCGCCTGTCTAAACGGGCTGAACGTATTAACAAGAGTAACAAAGCAAGGAAGAAACGTCTAAGCAAGGACGAGATCGAAGACCTTAAGTGGAACTAATATGAAGACAAACTGTCCTGACTGTGGCAGCTCTGACGGGCTGCACGTCTACGAAGATCATACACATTGCTATGTGTGTAAGAAACAAACATGGAATAATCAAGTGAGCAAATCAAATGGAACTACCACCTATCCTAGTACTACTCGAGTATCCGAGGTTAATAGTTATCGCAGCTTTCCTATTGGGAGCCGTGGCATTACTCAAGAAGTAGTAGATCATTTCGGGGTGAAGATGTCAGTGGATCCTGATGGGAAACCTGAGTCACACTTCTACCCCTTCACTAAGGATGGTGAGACAGTAGCATGGAAGGAACGTAAGCTACCAAAGGAATTCCGTACACACGGAGACTTCGCTGGTGCCGAGCTGTTCGGTCAGAACGTAGCAAGTGGCAAACTCCTAGTCGTCACAGAGGGAGAGCTCGATGCTATGGCTGTAGCCCAAGCATGGCATACTAAATATAATCGATTCTACGCAGTCGTATCACTCCCTAATGGGGTGAACAGTGTCAAGTCTCTACTGATTAACCGTGACTTCATCAGATCTTTCGAGACTGTAGTCCTCATGTTCGATCAGGACGAGGTAGGTAAGGCTGCAGTAGATGAGGCAGCTAAGATCG
The genomic region above belongs to Chromatiales bacterium and contains:
- a CDS encoding ribonucleotide-diphosphate reductase subunit beta, translated to MSSSQSCRLTTPKSTYTVDYPEAVEFRNKQAAIFWPAEEIHVEKDKQDILVNMTEAERHGVITTLKLFTKYELIIGEEFWLEKVMKAFPRPEIQSMAAMFGAMELSVHAPFYAKLNEELNLATDEFYNSYTEDPVLADRIKYLDTLLGEDDLVKAVAAFTFIEGAVLYSSFAYLKHFQTAGKNKLLNVVSGINFSARDEALHAEAAAWLVRQLVRETDYDTDVLHDYITDVADKVLEHEQKIIEKIFEMGDIDGITRAQLEAFVRSRINICVRNLGFNNYYVVNHNPVADTFYKSINGYAMNDFFNSVGNQYERSWNEERFTF
- a CDS encoding ribonucleoside-diphosphate reductase, with the protein product MSIYTRLSNERKKLQAEGEVPEWYTTAGYQLFKERYAYPEGTTPKQQYTRIANTLAVHTPNPGKFRQEFFELLWRGWLSPSTPVLSNTGTTRGLPVSCAGSYLGDSIDAIYEGLRETAALTKAGFGTASYLGDIRPRGTDISVGGKSSGVLPVLQTFRQSMSYVSQGTARRGSWAGYLPIDHGDFYEVCDDLLHNPDGNNLGWCIDNSFVERLEAGDEDAVLRYKRAMYTKMVTGKGYFYFPDKANAKRPEWYVKRGLDIKSPQLCAEIMLHSDEDHTYTCVLSSMNLAKYDEWKDTDAVFNATVFLDAVVQEFLEKSKNTPGLEKAWSFTKKSRALGLGVCGWHTLLQQRRLVWGEFQSMMLNGEVFSKLDAESRRASEYIAEEYGVPEWMEGYGMANTHRIAIAPTKSTALIMGGISEGINPDTAMVYTQRTAAGEVDRINPELLKLMHERGVYSKRTVERIRDAMGSVQSETWLTDEEKDVFRTAFEIPQMSVVTMASQRAKFIDQWQSLNLFFAADEEEEYVSKVHKEAFMDPNILALYYVYSKAGVQASKDECLSCM